The Breoghania sp. genome has a segment encoding these proteins:
- the cpaB gene encoding Flp pilus assembly protein CpaB, protein MKLARIGVLVVALGAGLVAANLMLNMSAPAPEPVETVQLKSVIDTVDVLIAAEDVQLGSVLRETEMSWQPWPKGSVTTGFITRQENPDARVEMAGRIARAPVFAGEPIREQRLIKTDRGFMSAILPKGKRAVAVSVEAVTTAGGFILPGDHVDVILTKSGRRGSGGAVSRTILQNVRVLAIDTKTKSESDEKSLPPNRTATLELDQTQAEIITESQQLGTIALTLRSAEDAIADNDNAVTSNSGVNFVRFGVTTQESTR, encoded by the coding sequence ATGAAGCTCGCGCGTATTGGCGTTCTGGTTGTTGCATTGGGAGCGGGGCTGGTGGCCGCGAACCTCATGCTGAACATGTCCGCTCCCGCGCCGGAGCCCGTTGAGACGGTGCAGCTCAAGTCGGTCATCGATACGGTCGATGTGCTGATCGCGGCGGAAGACGTTCAGCTGGGCTCCGTGCTCCGCGAGACGGAAATGTCCTGGCAGCCCTGGCCGAAAGGCAGTGTGACCACCGGCTTCATCACCCGACAGGAGAACCCCGATGCGCGGGTCGAGATGGCCGGGCGGATCGCGCGGGCACCGGTCTTTGCCGGCGAGCCGATCCGCGAACAGCGCCTGATCAAGACCGACCGGGGCTTCATGTCCGCGATCCTGCCGAAAGGCAAACGCGCAGTCGCCGTCTCGGTGGAAGCGGTCACGACGGCGGGCGGGTTCATTCTTCCAGGAGATCATGTGGACGTGATCCTGACCAAGTCCGGTCGGCGCGGCTCCGGTGGGGCTGTCAGCCGCACCATCCTCCAGAACGTTCGCGTTCTGGCCATCGATACCAAGACGAAGAGCGAGAGCGACGAGAAGTCTCTTCCGCCGAACCGCACGGCGACGCTCGAACTCGATCAGACGCAGGCTGAGATCATCACCGAATCCCAGCAACTTGGCACCATCGCCCTGACGCTGCGCAGTGCAGAGGATGCGATCGCCGACAATGACAATGCCGTGACGAGCAACAGTGGCGTGAACTTTGTCCGTTTCGGCGTCACCACGCAGGAATCCACGCGGTAG
- a CDS encoding branched-chain amino acid ABC transporter substrate-binding protein gives MNWNKLGVMRSTVLVAAASVGIALGSPAVAKDTVKLGFIGPLTGGVSAVGLGGRNSAELAVALRNADPDTKYHYELEALDDECKPNVGVQVATKLAANRRVIGAVTHYCSAVAMGTVDIYHRFGLPATVWGAVLPAITYGNDYPEITRVNGTMINQNGTAAKFMRELGYKTWAVIHDTTDYGKGHNEYFQKFLKEDGGEILGTFGVTSDQQDFTSELTQIKQLNPEVVYFAGLTPLGIRVRQQMDKLGIDAVFQGVSGIKSEAYFDGLGTDLSEGTLTFLEGAPAEKLPGGAYFIEEYAKAKYDSPAEAYGPFAFAATNLLIDAIEEVGADRKKVVGYMSKVKDHKSITGPITFDEHGQNTVALISTYVAQDGAWVLWPDSEYAAGTRKLPGEK, from the coding sequence ATGAATTGGAATAAACTCGGCGTGATGCGGTCAACTGTACTGGTCGCTGCCGCAAGTGTGGGTATCGCGCTGGGCAGCCCCGCCGTCGCAAAAGATACGGTGAAGCTCGGTTTCATCGGCCCGCTGACAGGTGGCGTGTCCGCCGTCGGACTCGGCGGGCGCAACTCCGCGGAGCTCGCCGTCGCGCTGCGCAATGCCGATCCCGACACCAAGTACCATTATGAGCTTGAGGCTCTGGACGACGAATGCAAGCCGAATGTCGGTGTGCAGGTCGCCACGAAGCTCGCCGCCAATCGGCGCGTCATCGGCGCGGTCACCCATTACTGCTCCGCGGTGGCCATGGGCACGGTTGATATCTATCACCGCTTCGGCCTGCCGGCGACGGTATGGGGCGCGGTGCTCCCGGCCATTACCTACGGCAACGACTATCCCGAGATCACCCGCGTCAACGGCACGATGATCAACCAGAACGGGACGGCCGCGAAGTTCATGCGTGAACTTGGCTACAAGACCTGGGCGGTCATCCACGACACCACCGACTACGGCAAGGGTCACAACGAGTACTTCCAGAAGTTCCTCAAGGAGGACGGCGGCGAGATCCTCGGCACGTTCGGCGTGACGTCCGACCAGCAGGACTTCACCTCCGAGCTGACCCAGATCAAGCAACTGAACCCGGAAGTGGTCTACTTCGCCGGTCTGACCCCGCTCGGCATCCGCGTCCGCCAGCAGATGGACAAGCTCGGCATTGACGCCGTCTTCCAGGGCGTTTCCGGCATCAAGTCCGAAGCCTATTTCGATGGCCTTGGCACGGATCTGTCGGAAGGCACGCTGACCTTCCTGGAAGGCGCCCCGGCGGAGAAACTGCCGGGCGGCGCGTATTTCATCGAGGAATACGCCAAGGCCAAGTATGACAGCCCGGCGGAAGCCTATGGCCCCTTCGCCTTCGCGGCCACGAACCTGCTGATCGACGCCATCGAGGAAGTCGGCGCGGACCGCAAGAAGGTTGTCGGCTACATGTCGAAGGTCAAGGACCACAAGTCCATCACCGGCCCCATCACCTTTGACGAGCACGGCCAGAACACCGTCGCCCTGATCTCCACCTATGTGGCGCAGGACGGCGCCTGGGTCTTGTGGCCGGACAGCGAATACGCCGCCGGCACCCGCAAGCTCCCTGGCGAGAAGTGA
- a CDS encoding cupin domain-containing protein, translating into MQASSEEASEPVSTVGPTGASGSVGAISGGHESSMHSEGAHDAQTMSDLGARIREARKSKKMTLRGVAEQVGCSPSMLSKIETDQATPSLRTLHRIAAVLDTSIIHLFGSEDTGGEEITVIRHDQRPAVRVRRDGGASILLERLSPSMPDLMLSANIHTLEPGAESGGDIQHAGQEVGYVLQGKAELVVADNLYVLETGDSFYFSSNLPHRYRNLDEGVTRILWVATPATF; encoded by the coding sequence ATGCAGGCTTCGAGCGAGGAGGCGTCCGAGCCCGTATCGACGGTCGGTCCGACTGGCGCGTCCGGCTCCGTCGGCGCGATTTCAGGTGGCCATGAAAGCTCCATGCACAGCGAAGGCGCACACGACGCCCAGACCATGTCGGACCTCGGCGCGCGCATCCGCGAAGCGCGCAAGAGCAAGAAGATGACCCTGAGGGGGGTGGCCGAGCAGGTCGGCTGTTCGCCCTCCATGCTCTCCAAGATCGAGACCGATCAGGCGACGCCATCCCTGCGCACACTGCACCGCATTGCCGCGGTGCTCGACACCTCCATCATCCATCTCTTCGGTTCGGAAGACACCGGTGGCGAAGAGATCACGGTCATCCGCCACGATCAGCGTCCGGCCGTACGGGTCAGGCGCGATGGCGGGGCCTCGATCCTGCTGGAGCGCCTCTCTCCCTCGATGCCGGACCTAATGCTGTCCGCCAACATTCACACGCTGGAACCGGGCGCCGAGAGTGGCGGCGATATCCAGCATGCCGGACAGGAAGTGGGCTATGTCCTGCAGGGCAAGGCGGAGCTTGTCGTGGCGGATAATCTCTATGTGCTGGAGACGGGAGACAGCTTCTATTTTTCGTCGAACCTGCCCCATCGCTACCGCAATCTCGATGAGGGCGTGACCCGTATCCTGTGGGTGGCGACGCCGGCGACGTTCTGA
- a CDS encoding Flp family type IVb pilin encodes MKTLLARFAKDESGATAIEYGLIAALVAVALIGILGTMSGSLQGTFQSVSDALSGAGGTGGTGGTGG; translated from the coding sequence ATGAAGACCCTTCTTGCCCGTTTCGCGAAGGACGAATCTGGCGCTACCGCTATCGAGTACGGCCTGATTGCTGCCCTCGTGGCTGTCGCTCTCATCGGCATTCTGGGCACCATGAGCGGGAGCCTGCAGGGCACGTTCCAGTCTGTTTCCGACGCGCTGAGCGGCGCCGGCGGCACCGGTGGCACCGGCGGCACCGGCGGCTAA
- a CDS encoding AAA family ATPase — protein sequence MNELTQQSKLLDDPDEMNAMEDHGARGTGLELRPVPRVSIQAFCESPTVAAAIEAAAEDRRMAKAHTKVHMGGLSAAIDFYQSAPTPNLIILEMHGTLDALAVGLDSLAEACDPGTKVVVIGATNDIVLYRDLMRRGISEYLVTPIDLFDVIATVSEIFGDPEGNPLGRSIAFIGAKGGCGASTIAHNVSWSIARNFENEVVLADFDLPFGTAGLDFNQDPLQGILEAVSSPDRLDDMLLDRLLSKCSENLSILAAPAALERPYDFQEQDFAQVVDMMRQGVPTVVFDLPHMWTAWVQSLLCSADEVVIVAEPDLANLRNGKNLADKLRQLRPNDHPPHLVLNRVGVPKRPEIKAADFASALELTVDASIPFDPQLFGTASNNGQMIAELGGKSDVVSTINNLAQITTGRSEVRQPRRKSALGPLLKKLRGRG from the coding sequence ATGAACGAGTTGACGCAACAGTCGAAGTTGCTTGACGATCCGGACGAGATGAATGCCATGGAGGACCACGGCGCACGTGGGACCGGTCTGGAACTGAGGCCCGTCCCGCGCGTCTCCATTCAGGCTTTTTGCGAAAGCCCGACGGTTGCCGCGGCCATCGAGGCGGCGGCGGAAGATCGCCGCATGGCCAAGGCGCATACCAAGGTCCATATGGGCGGGCTTTCGGCCGCGATCGACTTCTACCAGTCCGCTCCGACACCGAACCTGATCATTCTGGAGATGCACGGGACGCTGGATGCGCTGGCCGTGGGTCTCGACAGCCTGGCAGAGGCTTGCGACCCCGGCACGAAAGTGGTGGTGATCGGCGCAACCAACGATATCGTGCTCTATCGCGACCTCATGCGTCGTGGCATCAGCGAATATCTCGTTACCCCGATCGACCTGTTCGACGTGATCGCGACGGTGAGCGAGATTTTTGGCGATCCCGAAGGCAACCCGCTCGGTCGCTCCATCGCCTTTATCGGCGCCAAGGGCGGCTGCGGCGCCTCCACGATCGCCCACAATGTTTCCTGGTCGATTGCCCGCAACTTCGAGAACGAAGTGGTTCTGGCCGATTTCGACCTCCCCTTTGGCACCGCCGGGCTGGATTTCAATCAGGATCCCCTCCAGGGCATTCTGGAAGCGGTCTCTTCGCCCGACCGGCTCGACGACATGCTGCTGGACCGGCTGCTGTCGAAATGCAGCGAAAACCTGTCCATTCTGGCCGCACCGGCTGCGCTTGAGCGCCCCTACGATTTTCAGGAGCAGGATTTCGCGCAGGTCGTCGACATGATGCGTCAGGGCGTGCCGACGGTGGTCTTTGATCTGCCGCACATGTGGACCGCGTGGGTACAGTCGCTCCTGTGCTCCGCCGACGAGGTGGTGATCGTCGCCGAACCGGATCTGGCCAATCTGCGAAACGGCAAGAACCTCGCCGACAAGCTGCGCCAGTTGCGGCCCAACGACCACCCGCCGCATCTCGTTCTCAACCGCGTGGGTGTGCCCAAGCGGCCGGAAATCAAGGCGGCGGATTTCGCCAGTGCGTTGGAGCTGACGGTGGATGCGAGCATTCCGTTCGATCCCCAGCTGTTCGGCACGGCATCGAACAACGGGCAGATGATCGCCGAACTTGGCGGCAAGAGCGACGTCGTGAGCACCATCAACAATCTTGCCCAGATAACGACGGGGCGGTCGGAGGTCCGGCAGCCACGTCGCAAGTCGGCGTTGGGGCCGCTGTTGAAGAAGCTGCGGGGCCGCGGCTGA
- a CDS encoding CpaF family protein, protein MSPPLAAARNDAPMPSSLPDSGRLDPASQPRPPEAAKRPRSEEYYDTKTSIFSALIDTIDLSQLAKLDAESAREEIRDIVNDIIALKNVVMSIAEQEDLLDDICNDVLGYGPLEPLLARDDIADIMVNGADTIYIETEGKVHQTPIRFRDNQQLMNICQRIVSQVGRRVDEASPICDARLPDGSRVNVIAPPLAIDGPALTIRKFKKDKLTLDQLVRFGSITPEGATVLQVIGKSRCNVLISGGTGSGKTTLLNCLTHYIDTDERIITCEDAAELQLQQPHVVRLETRPPNLEGEGQVTMRDLVKNCLRMRPERIIVGEVRGPEAFDLLQAMNTGHDGSMGTLHANSPREALSRLESMITMGGYALPSRTIREMIVASVDVIVQAARLRDGSRRITHVTEVVGMEGDVIVTQDVFIYEIIGEDANGKVIGRHKSTGIGRPKFWEQARYFGQEKRLAEALDAAELAERETA, encoded by the coding sequence ATGTCGCCCCCCCTGGCGGCTGCGAGAAACGATGCGCCGATGCCGTCATCGCTGCCTGACAGCGGCCGCCTCGACCCGGCATCCCAGCCCCGGCCGCCGGAAGCCGCGAAGCGTCCGCGCTCGGAAGAATATTACGACACCAAGACCTCGATCTTTTCGGCCCTGATCGACACGATCGACCTGTCGCAGCTTGCCAAGCTCGACGCGGAATCCGCGCGCGAGGAAATCCGCGATATCGTCAATGACATCATCGCGTTGAAGAATGTGGTGATGTCGATTGCCGAGCAGGAAGACCTGCTGGACGACATCTGCAACGACGTTCTTGGCTATGGCCCGTTGGAACCGTTGCTGGCGCGCGACGACATCGCCGACATCATGGTGAACGGTGCGGACACGATCTACATCGAAACCGAGGGCAAGGTTCACCAGACGCCGATCCGCTTCCGCGACAACCAGCAGCTGATGAATATCTGCCAGCGGATCGTCAGTCAGGTCGGCCGGCGCGTCGACGAAGCAAGCCCGATCTGCGATGCGCGCCTGCCCGACGGATCGCGCGTCAACGTCATCGCGCCGCCGCTGGCGATCGACGGTCCGGCCCTGACCATCCGTAAGTTCAAGAAGGACAAGCTGACGCTCGACCAGCTTGTCCGCTTCGGCTCGATCACGCCGGAAGGCGCGACGGTGCTGCAGGTCATCGGCAAATCGCGCTGCAACGTGCTGATTTCCGGCGGCACGGGGTCGGGCAAGACCACGCTCCTGAACTGCCTGACGCATTACATCGATACCGATGAGCGCATCATCACCTGCGAAGACGCCGCCGAATTGCAGCTCCAGCAGCCCCATGTGGTGCGGCTGGAAACCCGCCCGCCCAACCTTGAGGGCGAGGGGCAAGTGACCATGCGCGACCTGGTCAAGAACTGTCTGCGTATGCGCCCGGAACGCATCATCGTCGGCGAAGTGCGTGGCCCGGAGGCCTTCGACCTCCTCCAGGCCATGAACACCGGTCATGACGGCTCGATGGGCACACTGCACGCCAACAGTCCGCGCGAGGCGCTCTCTCGTCTGGAATCCATGATCACCATGGGCGGATACGCCCTGCCCTCGCGCACGATCCGCGAAATGATCGTGGCCTCCGTCGACGTGATCGTGCAGGCCGCGCGTCTGCGCGATGGCTCGCGCCGCATCACCCATGTCACCGAGGTGGTGGGGATGGAAGGCGACGTCATCGTCACGCAGGACGTGTTCATCTACGAGATCATCGGCGAGGACGCCAACGGCAAGGTCATCGGGCGCCACAAGTCAACGGGGATCGGGCGTCCGAAATTCTGGGAACAGGCTCGGTATTTCGGCCAGGAAAAACGCCTCGCGGAAGCGCTCGACGCGGCCGAACTGGCAGAGCGCGAAACCGCCTGA
- a CDS encoding type II secretion system F family protein, which produces MFSPGITIIAAVGLIIFATGGVLYALLQPRLSGDGRQAKRMAQASTSRMKVVADRRTAQDADKRRKSIQESLKDIEQRQQAKAKKSNDPALMTRIQQAGLSWSRRKFILVSIASGSIVALLALMKGLPLYVVAGVGFVGFLGLPRWYVNHMRKRRKKAFLEELPNAVDVIVRGVKAGLPLGDCLRVIASEAREPVCSEFRKIVEAQAMGMPLADAVGRLPERMPTPEANFFAIVIAIQSQAGGNLSEALGNLSKVLRERKRMRAKIQAVSMEAKASAGIIGSLPVIVSLLIYLTSPGYMTVLFVEPIGKIILGVSAFWMLCGVLIMRRMINFEI; this is translated from the coding sequence ATGTTTTCGCCGGGTATCACCATAATCGCCGCAGTCGGCCTGATCATCTTCGCGACGGGCGGCGTTCTGTATGCGCTGCTTCAGCCGCGCTTGTCGGGTGACGGCCGACAGGCGAAACGCATGGCGCAAGCCTCCACGTCGCGGATGAAGGTCGTTGCTGATCGCCGCACCGCACAGGATGCCGACAAGCGCCGCAAGTCGATCCAGGAATCGCTGAAAGACATCGAGCAACGCCAGCAGGCGAAGGCGAAGAAAAGCAACGATCCGGCGCTGATGACGCGGATCCAGCAGGCCGGGCTTTCCTGGTCCCGCCGTAAGTTCATTCTCGTCAGCATCGCGTCGGGCTCCATCGTGGCGCTTCTTGCGCTGATGAAGGGCTTGCCGCTTTACGTTGTGGCAGGCGTCGGTTTCGTGGGATTCCTGGGATTGCCGCGCTGGTATGTCAATCACATGCGCAAGCGGCGCAAGAAAGCGTTCCTGGAAGAATTGCCGAATGCGGTGGACGTGATCGTCCGCGGTGTCAAGGCAGGCCTGCCGCTGGGCGACTGTCTGCGCGTCATAGCATCGGAGGCCCGCGAACCGGTCTGCAGCGAGTTTCGCAAGATCGTTGAGGCTCAGGCAATGGGCATGCCGCTGGCGGACGCCGTCGGTCGCCTGCCAGAACGCATGCCGACGCCGGAGGCCAATTTCTTCGCCATCGTCATTGCCATTCAGTCACAGGCGGGCGGCAATCTCTCCGAGGCTCTCGGCAACCTGTCCAAGGTTCTGCGTGAACGCAAACGGATGCGCGCAAAGATCCAGGCCGTCTCCATGGAAGCCAAGGCCTCCGCAGGGATCATCGGCTCACTGCCGGTTATCGTTTCCCTGCTGATCTATCTCACCAGCCCCGGCTACATGACGGTCCTGTTCGTGGAGCCGATCGGCAAGATCATTCTTGGCGTCAGCGCCTTCTGGATGTTGTGCGGCGTGTTGATCATGCGACGCATGATCAACTTCGAGATCTGA
- a CDS encoding type II secretion system F family protein: MIDTIMSLLLNQQFLIAALTALAVTATIITLALPAFEGDTLKKRMKSVALERDEMRARERSRLAAAEKAKVSLRHEPKQNLRNFVDRLNLKDALVDEKTVAKLRVAGLRGQQALYTFLFARVIMPIVLFILALLYFFVVLKTSHPAGMKVSFSLMVALLGFYAPNIYVTNLTKKRQLSIRLAWPDALDLMLICVESGMSIEAAFKKVAEEIGSQSIPLAEELALTNAELSYLQERRKAYENLASRTGLDGVKAVSTSLIQAERYGTPLGTSLRVMADENRAERMQMAEKKAAALPPQLTVPMIVFFLPVLFAVIMGPAVIQAMKL; the protein is encoded by the coding sequence ATGATCGACACCATCATGTCCCTGCTTCTCAACCAGCAGTTCCTGATCGCCGCCCTGACCGCTCTTGCGGTGACAGCGACGATCATTACGCTTGCATTGCCCGCATTCGAGGGTGACACGCTGAAAAAGCGGATGAAGTCCGTCGCGCTCGAACGCGACGAGATGCGCGCGCGCGAAAGGTCCCGTTTGGCAGCGGCGGAAAAGGCCAAGGTCTCATTGCGCCATGAGCCCAAGCAGAACCTGCGGAACTTCGTCGACAGGCTGAACCTCAAGGATGCTCTGGTCGACGAGAAGACCGTCGCGAAGCTGCGCGTGGCGGGTCTGCGCGGCCAGCAGGCGCTCTACACGTTTCTGTTCGCCCGCGTGATCATGCCGATTGTCCTGTTCATACTGGCGTTGCTCTATTTCTTTGTGGTTCTGAAGACCTCTCACCCGGCGGGCATGAAGGTTTCCTTTTCGCTGATGGTGGCTTTGCTCGGCTTCTATGCGCCGAACATCTATGTCACCAACCTGACCAAGAAGCGCCAGCTGTCCATCCGCCTCGCCTGGCCGGACGCACTGGATCTCATGCTGATCTGCGTGGAATCGGGCATGTCCATCGAAGCCGCCTTCAAGAAGGTGGCGGAAGAAATCGGGTCGCAGTCGATCCCGTTGGCCGAGGAGCTTGCCCTCACCAATGCGGAACTTTCCTATCTGCAGGAACGTCGCAAGGCCTATGAGAACCTTGCGTCCCGCACGGGGCTGGACGGGGTGAAGGCGGTTTCCACGTCGCTTATCCAGGCAGAACGCTACGGAACGCCGCTGGGAACCAGCCTGCGCGTGATGGCGGACGAGAACCGCGCGGAACGCATGCAGATGGCCGAGAAAAAGGCTGCTGCCCTGCCGCCGCAGCTCACGGTGCCGATGATCGTGTTCTTCCTGCCGGTGCTGTTCGCCGTGATCATGGGGCCGGCCGTCATTCAGGCCATGAAGCTCTAG
- a CDS encoding prepilin peptidase encodes MLNQSLFFLFPLITVLAGIGDLLTMKIPNRITMALLAGFCIAAPFAIGWNPSVLAGHLGAGLIMLVVGFAFFAFGWIGGGDAKFAAVAALWLGLPQLLAFVVFASVFGGILTIALMLFRYVPLPQAAERVVWIDRLHTLAEGIPYGLALAASALAVYPKSIWINLLG; translated from the coding sequence ATGCTCAACCAATCGCTGTTCTTTCTTTTCCCGCTGATAACCGTGCTTGCCGGGATCGGTGACTTGCTCACGATGAAGATCCCCAACCGGATCACGATGGCCCTGCTGGCAGGATTTTGCATCGCCGCCCCCTTCGCCATCGGCTGGAACCCCTCCGTCCTGGCAGGCCATCTGGGGGCCGGGCTGATCATGCTTGTCGTCGGTTTTGCCTTCTTTGCATTCGGCTGGATCGGCGGAGGCGACGCAAAGTTCGCCGCCGTGGCTGCACTTTGGCTGGGCTTGCCCCAGCTGCTGGCCTTTGTGGTCTTCGCATCAGTATTCGGGGGCATCCTGACAATAGCGCTGATGCTTTTCCGTTATGTCCCGCTCCCGCAAGCCGCTGAACGTGTGGTCTGGATCGACCGTCTGCACACACTTGCAGAGGGCATTCCCTACGGGCTGGCACTGGCAGCGTCGGCGCTGGCCGTATACCCGAAGTCAATCTGGATCAACTTGCTGGGTTAA
- a CDS encoding type II and III secretion system protein family protein, producing MVRGAVLKGLLVAASLALASLLATGAPADAQNAFPKKVRISTGENAVARPLSVGIGRSVVVETGDAVADVLVSDPKVADAIVRTPHRVFILGVAPGQANLFLFGTGGRQIASLDLTVAQDTSELNSLIKRLVPGSNVHAEIANSAIIVSGSVQTPLDAQKAMDIAKGYMVSGDSKNINVINMLSVMGKEQVFLKVTIAEVERTVVKQLGIDFDNVSIGSGNYTGGYSGKLLDSAIASLGFNSGATNITGYLNALQEDGIVRTLAEPTLTAISGENASFLVGGEFPIPVSRDNDTIQVEFKPYGIGLDFTPIVMSSGRISLRVKTEVSELTSDGAVDIGGLTISALKVRRAESTVELPSGGALVMAGLLRDGYEDTLSKVPGLSKLPILGSLFKSRDFQRNQTELVIFVTPYTVKPTSPSKIARPDANLAPPHDAEALFFDHLNRVYRVDPVAPAGTYQGQVGFIYE from the coding sequence ATGGTCCGCGGAGCGGTTTTGAAAGGCCTTTTGGTCGCCGCAAGTCTCGCCCTGGCGAGCCTGCTTGCGACCGGCGCTCCCGCAGATGCCCAGAACGCATTCCCGAAGAAGGTGCGTATCTCAACCGGCGAGAACGCAGTCGCACGGCCGCTTTCGGTGGGCATTGGCCGTTCGGTCGTCGTGGAGACCGGCGATGCCGTGGCCGATGTTCTGGTCTCCGATCCCAAAGTCGCAGACGCCATCGTGCGAACCCCCCATCGCGTGTTCATTCTCGGCGTCGCGCCTGGTCAGGCGAACCTCTTCCTCTTCGGCACAGGCGGCCGCCAGATCGCCAGCCTCGACCTGACGGTGGCGCAGGATACCAGCGAACTCAACAGCCTGATCAAACGTCTCGTTCCCGGCTCCAACGTGCATGCGGAAATCGCCAACAGCGCGATCATCGTCTCAGGCTCGGTCCAGACCCCGCTCGACGCCCAGAAGGCGATGGACATCGCCAAGGGATACATGGTCTCCGGTGACAGCAAGAATATCAATGTCATCAACATGCTGAGCGTCATGGGCAAGGAACAGGTGTTCCTCAAGGTGACGATCGCCGAGGTCGAACGCACGGTGGTCAAGCAACTCGGCATTGACTTCGACAATGTCTCGATCGGCTCCGGCAACTATACTGGCGGCTATAGCGGCAAACTGCTGGATAGCGCGATTGCAAGCCTCGGCTTCAATTCCGGCGCGACGAATATCACCGGTTATCTGAACGCCCTTCAGGAAGACGGCATTGTGCGCACCCTTGCGGAGCCGACACTGACCGCCATCTCCGGCGAGAACGCCAGTTTCCTTGTGGGCGGCGAGTTCCCGATCCCGGTCTCGCGCGACAACGATACCATCCAGGTCGAATTCAAGCCCTACGGCATCGGCCTTGACTTCACGCCCATCGTCATGTCGAGCGGGCGCATCAGCCTGCGGGTCAAGACAGAGGTCAGCGAACTGACGTCCGATGGCGCGGTCGATATCGGCGGACTGACCATTTCCGCCTTGAAGGTTCGGCGTGCGGAATCGACCGTGGAGCTGCCGTCTGGCGGTGCCCTTGTCATGGCGGGCCTGTTGCGCGACGGCTACGAGGACACTTTGTCCAAGGTGCCGGGCCTGTCGAAGCTGCCGATCCTTGGTTCGCTCTTCAAGAGCCGCGACTTCCAACGCAATCAGACCGAACTGGTCATCTTCGTGACCCCCTACACGGTCAAGCCCACCTCTCCTTCGAAGATCGCCCGCCCGGACGCGAACCTCGCGCCCCCGCACGATGCGGAAGCCCTCTTCTTCGATCATCTCAACCGCGTCTACCGGGTCGATCCGGTCGCGCCCGCCGGCACCTATCAGGGCCAGGTCGGCTTCATCTATGAGTGA
- a CDS encoding CpaD family pilus assembly protein, with product MAMAHDAPALEAPARKTPVRASRITTGCRPRRLTGLAMAAAAVLLTAGCQTNPTTQQLAKHDYRLRHPIVIAEQAETFDLPVSAETRRISRSMAHAVSGFAREARRSGARHVEILVPSGSGNEAAAHSVAGQVRHTLAKSGIPPQNIEIRAYPVDDPYAIAPIRLAYPKVKASVHACGRWTESITSDADNSDHPDFGCATQTNLAAMIDDPVDLLRPRAMGPGDRLRRDSVHEKYRGGENPSGKYTEGVGAKVSEVGQ from the coding sequence ATGGCTATGGCTCACGACGCGCCTGCTCTGGAGGCCCCGGCCCGCAAGACGCCTGTTCGTGCGTCCCGCATCACGACGGGGTGCCGCCCGCGTCGCCTGACAGGCCTCGCAATGGCGGCGGCCGCCGTTCTCCTGACAGCCGGGTGCCAGACCAATCCGACGACGCAACAACTTGCAAAACACGATTACCGGCTGCGCCACCCCATCGTCATCGCCGAACAGGCGGAAACCTTCGATCTGCCCGTAAGCGCGGAGACGCGGCGCATCTCCCGCTCCATGGCGCATGCCGTCAGCGGTTTCGCCCGCGAGGCGCGTCGCAGTGGCGCGCGGCATGTGGAGATCCTCGTGCCATCGGGTTCGGGGAACGAGGCTGCCGCCCATTCGGTTGCCGGACAGGTTCGTCACACGCTGGCGAAATCGGGCATCCCCCCTCAGAACATCGAGATCCGTGCCTATCCGGTTGATGATCCCTATGCCATCGCCCCGATCCGCCTTGCTTATCCCAAGGTCAAGGCCTCGGTTCATGCCTGCGGGCGGTGGACGGAATCCATCACCTCGGATGCGGACAATTCAGATCATCCCGACTTCGGTTGCGCGACCCAGACCAATCTGGCCGCCATGATCGATGATCCGGTCGATCTGCTGCGGCCGCGCGCGATGGGCCCGGGCGACCGGCTCCGCCGCGACAGTGTGCATGAGAAGTATCGCGGGGGCGAAAACCCGAGTGGCAAATACACCGAAGGCGTCGGCGCCAAGGTCAGCGAAGTCGGGCAGTGA